In the Helianthus annuus cultivar XRQ/B chromosome 11, HanXRQr2.0-SUNRISE, whole genome shotgun sequence genome, one interval contains:
- the LOC110897738 gene encoding replication protein A 70 kDa DNA-binding subunit E-like: MMNNNKNEIYRLDMIFMDEMGTMIQASCLHKMLGKFKEFLHLDECLLITKPSLATNKSSSKYTKRNDKIPLYFYTSVEKCFDWSGPKYRFNFVNIKDVVKNKFEVNTVIDWIGYVDVCFNLEDTSKKDGSKGKRLNLRLEDIEGQKCPVTLWDGFAIDMFAYMNDKKREKYVVILCHFGMVNLYKGKRGVANGFELSRLFIDTDIEEISSFRKRLIFLNQDNSNNQEDMVEGFVTPDLNVNVVSAGVIHEVSDYVEVSELNVVEKEAITRQEVVDTVEFAKNLGVVNIDRFENSVTKAVNDEGFQQVTP, encoded by the exons atgatgaataataacaaaaatgaaatataTCGTCTTGATATGATCTTCATGGATGAGATG GGAACTATGATTCAAGCCAGCTGTTTGCATAAGATGTTAGGAAAATTCAAGGAATTTCTTCACTTGGATGAATGTCTTCTTATCACCAAACCTTCTCTTGCTACTAATAAGTCCTCTTCTAAGTATACCAAGAGAAATGACAAAATACCACTGTATTTCTATACTTCTGTTGAGAAATGCTTTGACTGGTCTGGACCGAAATACCGTTTTAATTTCGTTAACATCAAGGATGTTGTTAAAAATAAATTTGAAGTTAATACAGTTATTG ATTGGATTGGTTATGTGGATGTATGTTTCAATCTAGAGGATACGTCAAAGAAGGATGGGAGCAAGGGCAAAAGACTTAATCTTAGACTTGAAGACATTGA AGGCCAAAAGTGTCCGGTTACTTTGTGGGATGGTTTTGCTATTGACATGTTTGCTTACATGAATGATAAGAAACGGGAGAAATAtgttgttatcctttgtcatTTTGGTATGGTCAACCTTTACAAAG GCAAGCGTGGTGTTGCAAATGGCTTTGAGCTAAGCAGACTTTTTATTGACACGGACATTGAAGAGATATCCTCTTTTAGGAAGAG ACTTATTTTCTTGAACCAAGATAACTCGAACAATCAGGAGGATATGGTGGAGGGTTTTGTTACCCCGGATTTAAACGTAAATGTTGTGTCAGCTGGGGTCATTCATGAGGTTTCGGATTATGTTGAAGTATCAGAGTTAAATGTTGTGGAGAAAGAAGCGATTACTAGACAAGAGGTTGTGGACACAGTGGAGTTTGCTAAAAATCTAGGGGTGGTAAACATTGATAGATTTGAGAACTCGGTTACGAAGGCAGTGAACGATGAAGGATTTCAACAAGTTACTCCATGA